A window of Methanolobus chelungpuianus genomic DNA:
GAATATATATTCTACGCCTTCATTCTCAAGGCATTTCACGAAAAGGTCGCTACCCTTCATTTTTCACACGCCTTAGTATATTTTCAAGGACTTGATCTGCATGAACTCCTGCATGCCTACACGATACAGCTCCCTGCCGATGCCGCTTTCCTTGTAGCCTCCAAAGGGCAGGGCAGGGTCTGATGTTACCATGTGGTTGATGGCAATGACGCCAGCCTGTATGTTCCTTATCAGGTCCATGGCCCTGTCCCTGTCCTCGGTCCAGATACTTGCACCAAGCCCGAACCTTGTACTGTTGGCCAGCCTGACGGCCTCCCTCTCTTCACTGAACTTTATTATGGGAGCCACAGGCCCGAAGGTTTCCTCAGTGAGCACAGGGGCATTTTCCTTTACGTGACTGAGTATTGTTGGCATATAAAAGAACCCGTCCCCTTCCGTGGCTCCCCCCTCAAGCAGGACATCGGCACCCATCTTCAGTGTATCATCGACCTGCTTCTGCAGTTTCTCCCGCTGCTTTGCACTTATCATGGGGCCCATCTGAGTGGCAGGGTCCATGGGGTCGCCTATCTTGAGTTTTTCTGTCCTCCTTACAAACCCTTCCGTGAAGTCCTCAGCTATTGCTTCATCAACAATGAAGCGCTTGGCTGCAGTACAACTCTGTCCGGCATTACGGAACCTGGACTTTACGGCAGCCTCGGCTGCTTTTTCCACATCCGCATCCCGCAGTACGATAAAAGGGTCACTGCCACCAAGCTCCATCACATACTTCTTCATGTAGCGACCTGCCTCAGCTGCCACCTTTTGCCCGGCAGGGTTACTCCCGGTAAAGGATACTGCCCTGACCTCGTTCCTGGATATCAGGCCTGAAGCCATCTCTCCTCCTATAAGCAGGGTCTGGTATACTCCGGGAGCTATCCCGGCTGCGCAGAATATCTTCTCTATCTCAAGGGCGCATCCGGGCACGTTACTGGAATGCTTGAGCAATATCACATTACCTCCGGCAATTGCGGGGATGGCTGTCCTCATTGCCTGCCAGAAGGGAAAGTTCCAGGGCATTATATTAAGGATAACCCCCAGGGGCTCGTACAGGAAACCGGAGGTTTCGGCATCAGTATCCACGAACTCAGCCGCAAGGAACCTTTCGACGTTACGGGCAAAATACTCGCTGAGCACTGCGCACTTCTCTATCTCTCCCAGGGATTCCCTTATAGGTTTACCCATCTCTCTGGTGATTATCTCGGCCAATTCCTGTTTTCTCTCCCTGAGTATGCCTGCGACATTATCAAGGTACATGGACCTGTCAAAAGGCGTTGTGCTTTTCCAGTCCCTGAAATCTTTGACAGATAACCCTATCTTATCTTCCACGATGTATCCCGTGTCCAGTTCAAAGTCCCCGATAATCTCCCCTGTGGCAGGATTAACAGATCTGATGCTTTCCATATCAACGTCCCCCAATGAATTGCTTTGAGGGAAATGACCTTCGGTAAATGGTCCTGACTACTCCCCCAATTTCAGTTGGACCTGATTGCATATAAAAGTGGTTACGTCAATGTTTGCCCACCGGCTTAAAAAAGTGTATGGGATGCTAGAGGCTTACACCCGCTGCCATCCCATCTGTTCCAGTGCAGGCACATGCTCAGCCTTAGATGTCAGGCTGTAGCGACACATGCCATTCTCCGGACCTTCGGCAATGAAGTCCGATATCTCGATGCCGTGTACTGCGCCGAAGTAGGCTATTGCCAGTTCCTCCTCGGTAGGCTCTTTGATGAAATTTATGTTGCCTTCTGCGTACCAGAGCTGCCAGGGTGCCTCGGTGCAGTTCACGCGGCCAGATTCCATCCTGAAATATTCCAGCATCACCTGTTCTCTTTCGTCCCATACGCCATCGATGATCGCGGACACGACATTGCTGTTGTATA
This region includes:
- a CDS encoding NAD-dependent succinate-semialdehyde dehydrogenase, with translation MESIRSVNPATGEIIGDFELDTGYIVEDKIGLSVKDFRDWKSTTPFDRSMYLDNVAGILRERKQELAEIITREMGKPIRESLGEIEKCAVLSEYFARNVERFLAAEFVDTDAETSGFLYEPLGVILNIMPWNFPFWQAMRTAIPAIAGGNVILLKHSSNVPGCALEIEKIFCAAGIAPGVYQTLLIGGEMASGLISRNEVRAVSFTGSNPAGQKVAAEAGRYMKKYVMELGGSDPFIVLRDADVEKAAEAAVKSRFRNAGQSCTAAKRFIVDEAIAEDFTEGFVRRTEKLKIGDPMDPATQMGPMISAKQREKLQKQVDDTLKMGADVLLEGGATEGDGFFYMPTILSHVKENAPVLTEETFGPVAPIIKFSEEREAVRLANSTRFGLGASIWTEDRDRAMDLIRNIQAGVIAINHMVTSDPALPFGGYKESGIGRELYRVGMQEFMQIKSLKIY